In Vicia villosa cultivar HV-30 ecotype Madison, WI linkage group LG7, Vvil1.0, whole genome shotgun sequence, the DNA window AATCTCTTGCAATTGTCCAAGTGTTAACAAGAATCAAAGACCCTTTTGGAATATCATATCCATCAATATTACAATCTTCTCTAGCTTCTCTTGGTACTAACATTGGTGCCACTGGATGTAGTCTCATTGTTTCTTTAGCAATTGCATAAACATAAGGTAAATTAGCAATGTCTTTCTCTTCAACCCATCTATCTTTTCCTATTACTCTGTCTAGCTCCTCTGTGGCTTTCTTGAAGATTTCTGGTTTTCTTATTAGCTCACAAATTGCCCACTCCACTGTCACTGCTGAGCTCTCTGTCCCTCCTGCTATCAAGTCCTAAGAAATTGATATATAACCAttgaaatcaaattagataattatttttttgaaaatattaatcacaattatattttataaaattgtatATCTAGATATTGACATTTAGACCCTATCATAAAAATGGGCTAGTTCATATAAACCAATCCAAAAAGTGATAATGTATAGAGTTTGCatcttaaaatttaaattcaaattttgtaaaaatttatttagtccaattttaaaaagttgtattcataaatatgttgttttattaaaaaatcacaCATTGAATATTTAAACTTCACTTAATTTTATATGTTATattatattctaatttttttagcttaatattatatattaatataaataaattaatatttattatttaattatttattttaaaaacttttttgtattctataatttgtttatattaaatattacgTATAATATTGAATAactataaatttttattatttttaaaaacttgtaaaattatttttaaaataatataatacataaaaatttattttatttaatatttttattaaaaatataaataagtagGTTTAATGGACAcggacagtgtaaaaatattttacactgtcatccaaaaTGTAATATTTTGCCCTGTCATTTTAGTAATTTAACAATAACAGAATGATTATTGAAATACATTGTCTTAATTGATTTACAGTATAACTATTTTCTCTAAATAAATTGTCCACTTACAGTATAACTATTTTCTCTAAATAATacataaaaatttattatatttaatatttctattaaaaaatataaataaattgtcCACTATAGGCAACCTCTCTAGAAGCAGATTCCACTAATATATTTGAAACTCATGTTAtaaccaaaaacaaaaacaaaaacaaaaacaaaaaaacataccCACCACAACTTTCTCATACATCTATTTTATCTTTTTGATAGATTGGCCATCCATCCATTAACGCtatgatatttaatatttaatttcacTACCAAAATgcctcaaaacaaataaaagtttAATCGTCACATCACATCATATTAAAATACATTCCATAAACAAACAAATGAAAGAATAAGCAATATTGGTCATAAACGTAATTACCaaccaataaataaataacttaaaatttttttaaaataattttgtacctGAGTGAAAGCTTTAACTCCAtgtctctcaagtttgacttcaAGATCAGGATCCTCAGCAAGTTGCAAAAGAACATCAACCATATCCTTAGCAACATAATCCTTAACACTTTTCATTCTCTCAATATGTTCCTCCAACACATGTTCCATAAACCCATCAAATTTTTTACTCAAaaccttcatcctcttcacataCCCTTGAGAATCCAAGAAATGGATCCAAGGAATGAAATCTCCAATATTGAGAATTCCATTCAGCAAAAACAACTCATCCAACATCTTCTTAAACTCATCAGGAGAAATAATAGAATTCTCAACCTTCTCTAGATATTTCTTTCCTAATACCATTCTACTTATAACATTTAGACTCAAAGTTGAAAGATTGTCTTTCAACAAAATTGTTTTGTTTCTAGATTTAAAGAGTTCATGCAAAAAAACATGTAGCTCTTGTTTCCTAATGTACTCATAAGACTCAAGACGTTTTGCACTAAACAATTCTAATAGACACATTCTCCGAGCTTGGCGCCAATACGGGCCGTATTGGGACCAAGTTATGTCGGAGTAGTTATACGTTGTGTATTTACCGGCCGAGAATTTGGGTCGGCCTGCTAGCGTGGCGTCGTGGGTTTTGAGAAAGGCTCTTGCCATTTCTACACTTGAGGCCACGATGACACGTTTGGAGCCAAACCATAGATGCATGATGGGCCCATATTTTTGGGTGAGCCCATGGAGGGATTGATGTGGGAGGGTTCCAATAAGATTGAAATTTCCTATTATGGGCCATGGTTTTGGGCCTGGTGGGAGATTATATTTGCGGCTACGGAGGCGGCGGCGGAAAAGGAGGAGGATGGCAAATGTGGTGAACAATGTGACCCAACTAGGAAGTGTCAATAATTGTAGTGCCATTCTGGGTGAGTTTTGTGGATTTGGTTTTGTGAGTGGAGTGAGAATTTGAGGAGTGTTTGGGACATTTATTTATAAGCATAAAGCATGTTAGAAAAAACTATAGCTATGTGATGATATTATGACCCACATGAGGTTCCACAAATTTTCCCTAGCATTTGTGTCTTGTTGTTTTCTAGTATAAATTTTGCTTTTTTGTTAGGTACTACTAGTTTTTTTTCCTTTCACGTGGTGTGAAAAgaagatattttattatttcacaTTTGCTTAAAGGTCCACTTGTTTTAAATTcttctgataaaaaaaatattattctaaaGAATTAGATCAGTTACACAATTTTTTTGCCAGTTAAATGACTGTTGAATTTTTAGTAGAATTAGATAGAGTTAAATTGAATACTGCATAAACTGTGAAGGTAAATTCATAGAAGATGAGTGGTTACAAATAAAACTTCAAGAAGATAGATAAAGAACATTTACTGATATCCAAATTCACGTGATAATAGAAGTCACTATTCAAAGGATTACAGGGTCCCTTCAAAGGATTACATGATCCTTTCACAGCTAGGCAAAATATATCGATGAAGAAGACACACATTTCTATAATCAAATTATATCAAGTAGTATAATgttaaatcaaattcaaaaaatgagtttaatcaataattaataataaatgaaGGAAAAATACATCTAAAAGGATCAAGGGTGTCCGATTACTCGAAAAATCGGACATGTATTAGAAAAATCAGGTATTCTAaaaagtgatatatatatatatatatatatatatatatatataggggacgactcaagtgagaacacttggttattatgagaaatgagaacaatgaatcacgaccattaaattttgattttgttgattttaatgaactggattgatttctctttctatgttgatttaaaataaatattaaggattctagaaagagaaaccaatctaatccattaaaatcaacaaaattaaaatttaatggtcgtgattcattgttctcatttctcataataaccaagtgttctcacttgagtcgtcccctatatatatatatatatatatatatatatatatatatatatatatatatatatatatatatatatatatatatatatatatatatatatatatatatatatatatatatatatatatatatattaaaatttttttaaatcgatttttatataattatattatataacaGACACttcaaattaatattaaaagaattttattttttattttcttcaacacgtattattcattttatatattttttgaataaatcttatgtatttaaaataattaaatatctaTTTAAAAAGAGAAAAGGGGATGTGCACTGGATAATATTTCTTTACATTGACAGTGCACTATCATTAAACTCATTTAAAAACagtgattttaatttaaaattaaaatttttaatttaattaaaaaaaatttaataacacatagttaaaaatataaatattatcctATTTATAAGTGTCAGTATCTTATATTTTCAGTATTATCAATGTAGGAATATCTTCTTATTTAAcaactaaaatatatattaaactaTATATTAATTAGGTACAgctaaggctctgtttggtaagtcatgttttcgagcttatagcttatgtcttatgtcttataagctcatatgataatttagacccgtttggtaacggtcttttcatcacgagcttatagcttattttactagcttatagcttattttccagacgctatttcaaatagcgttttagcttatgtcttatagcttatcattttttcttccttttttatccttattattttaattaaaatccatttttaatccttataatttattttaatttaaaataaaataaatatatattaaatatcttttatgtcattttacatttataagttaattgaaccgctaattttaccaaacacttcaattagcttctaagctatcagtctcaaccatccgctataagctataagtcatcagtcatcagccatcagtcataagctataagctatcagctagcttatcagtcaaccgctatttttaccaaacagaccctaaacaTCTTCAAgcttaattttataataacttgttttaattttaatagtttGATTGAAGTTATCCAAAAATTTGAACGTCATTTTTTTGTCGATTCGCAAGCACGATCTTTGAAAATcgagaaaaatatatttattaaagaaGAATTAGTGGAAGACCATTGACTGCATATTTTCCACTATAAAAAAGACTTAGACTTTTCATACTAAAAGAGGCTCACTGCCAATCTGCCATCAAATTCTTGCTTGGGTTGTTTCGATGAAATTTCACAATATTGATTAATTGACTTACATTAATATAGTCATAATACTTTTCTAACTAACAATCATTATCATTTTATGTTATTAATTAAACCAACACACTTTCCAAATGCATTTTTTTAATtggttaaaatttaaataaatttcacTAAACTTATATATGAGACCTATTGGTAGCTTGAGATTTCTAGCTTAGTATTTTGACACGAGTGTGAGATATGAGATGAATATAAATGCTAAAGAAAGATAATTAAGTCATGTTTTGAATACAAAATCACATATTCGACAGGTAGATGAACTTTTTCAACAGATGTGGTTGGATGACCTAAAATGTTTTTCAAAAGCACTAACTGTTTGAAGTAGTTCGAGAGTCAAAGACACGTGGAAACAAATTAGAAGACGAAAGCTTACGTAACGAGATATGTGTCGAATTTTGAATATActccctctggtcattattataagcaaatgttctctttttagattcattgaataatgaatgtatctggtcttttatgtagaccagatacattaattactcaatgaacctaaaaagagaatatttgcatATAATTCAGGCCGGAGGGAATATAACTTTTGTTGATGGTTAATAATGTATCTAGTATATAAGTAGATTTCATTTCTATAATCAAGTTTAGCATTCCACTATGTTTTCTTTAAAATTCACACATCCGAGTCACAGAGATAAAAAATTTGTGAGAAATGTATGAACTTGCGTTTCACTCTTAATTCAAccatttttttaattcaattattttattattgttatgaaattaaccaaaacaatatagagataaaggagagatgaatgagagaaattAATCTTGTGTTATTATCTTCAAGAAGTTACATTTGCATTGCAACGTGGTCCTTATTTATAGGATATTGAGAATGTGAGAAATCATAGCACTTAATAGGAAATAGGAagatgaaagatggaaagatggaaATATAGGAAGATGGAAAGATGGACATCCACTTtgtatttattcataacactccccctttgatgtccattgaggatatggaGTGGTCGACTATGAAGTCTGCCACTATTTGTCCTTTCACAGCCTTTAAAGGCGTATATGTTAACAAATATCCAGTTAACGCAAGTGCCCATTTgtcaattcgactatgcaatataggtttagataacatatgtttaatgacGTCGAAATACGAAGGCACATAAACATCAACCGTCTTTATATAATGCTTCAACTTTGTACATGAGAAGTATaaacatatacataatttttCAACTTAACTATATATAGTTTTTGCATCATTTAAGACTCGACTAAGGTAGTAAATAGCTCTTTCGACACCGTTTTCATCCTCTTGAGCCAACATGCTCCCTAAGGTTACATCAGATGCATATATGTACAACTTCATACTCCTATTTTTAAAAGGAGGATAAAGTATTGGAGGATGAACAAGATAATGCTTGATCTTGTCGAAAGCTTCTTGTTGAGGTTGCCCCTATTCAAAACCTTCTTTCTTCAGTTGAAGCAATGGTGAGAAGCCTTGAGTGTTACCACTTAAGTTCGAAATAAACCTCCTCAAGAAGTTGATTTTACCCAGTAGCGACTACAATTCCATCTTCACTGATGGCGCTTTCACTTCCATGATGGCCTTGGTCTTATTCTAATTTATTTCAATCCCTTTTATTGTGGACCACAAAGCCTAAGAAATCCCCAGCCTGCACACAAAAAGTGGATTTAAGAGGATTCATTTTCAGACCATACTTCCTCATTCTTTCAAATGAATACCGAAGATGGTCAACATGACTTTTTCCTGAAACATACTTAACAACAACATTATCATTGTAAATTTTCATAAATGTTTCGATAAAGTCAAGGAAAATCGAGTTCACGGCCCTTTAATAAGTTTCCCTAAAATGTTTAGGCCAAAGGGTATTACCACCCATTCATAGATACCTAATGTGCCCGAACATCGAAATGTCGTTTTTGGGTCATCTTCGTCagcaatgaagatttggttataaCCTAAGTATCCGCTGAGCATACTCAAGTACTCATGTCCTGCAGAAGAATCTACTAACAACTCTGCCACGGGCATTGGATATTCGTATTTTGGGGTTGCAGCATTTAAGTCTCTAAAATCTATACAAACCCTAAGACtgccatttttctttatgactggtactatattggcaatccattcaacatacctggCTGTTCAAATGAAGTTGCAACagagaagcctttcgacctcttctttgatcttcgATAAAACCTCAGGTGTGAAACGCCTCGGAGTCTGCTTGACTGACTTCTTCCTAGGCTTGATTGGCAGCTTTAGTTTGACGAGATATCTGTTTAAACCAGGAATTTCATCGTAATCCCGCATGAAATAATCCTTGCACTCTTTCAAAAGTTGGATCACTTCAAGCCTGAGTTGAGGGTTGATGTTGGCATTGATGTATGTTGGCCTCTTAATCGCCCCTTCGCCCAAGTCTATCTCTTCGAGCGAATCTTGCGCTAGCATCTTAGTGTTGTTTGCCATCAGATCTTTCTCGAAACCCAAAGTCGTGTACTTTATCTTGAGCCTTATCAGGTGGTTTAGGATCGAAGTCCTTATCAGGACCTAATAGTTTTCCTTCATCAAGTTTTGCTTTGACAACCATAAATTTTACTTCGGCATCCAAAGCCATTTTTAGTTTGTTTTTTGGCCACATGGGCCGAAATCTTTCTCAATGTCTGAGGCTCAGACATCAATATTGAATTCACTTCCCCAACCAGTTGGTAGGATATCTTCAGTCCCCCTATACCTTAGGTCTTCAGTACCTACAACCTGTCAATCCCACTGAAAACCTTGAGTGAGATGTAGGTAAAGGGAACAATAAACATTGTTCTCAGTTGAAAATGCAAAGTTGCAGGACTGCAAGGTGCAATATTTGCCAAGTTCATGTCGAAATGACGCCGCTCGACATGGTTGACCTCCGCCATAAAATAGCTTTGGTCGGCTTTGATATTCTCCATAATGTCGTTGTCGCGCCAGATAATTATCCTTTGGATCATCAAATATGGCACTGCTTCAATGTCGTGTGTCCACTCATAGCCCAGTAACAAATTGTAATTGGCCTATTATTCAACCAATGTAAACATGGTTGGTCTTGTTATGGTGCCAATTGGTAGATCAACCTAGATAACCCTTAAGGTTGTTCCCactttgccttcatagttagacaaaaccatattGTGAGGTTTTGTATCCTTGTCGGATTTTCCCAGCTTCTTTAAGATAGTGTGTGACATTAAGTTCATTATCGCTCCTCCATCAACTAGTATCTTGTTTATGGGAAGATCTTCCAATTTTCCTCTCACGAAGAGAGGCTTCAGATAACTTTTCATAGCCTCATCTGGCCTTTCAAAAAAGGCATTCGGATCCTCCACACATCCATTGTTCATGACATAATAACATACTAGCCTATGTCTTTCCATTTCAGCATCTATGTTCTCTTCTGGCTCTTCGACCTCTGTAATTTGGTCGTATTCTCTTGGTAAAATAAACACTACATTACATTTTCAGACCATACTTCCTCATTCTTTCAAATGAATACCGAAGATGGTCAACATGACTTTTTCCTGAAACAGACTTAACAACAACATTATCATTGTAAATTTTCATAAATGTTTCGATAAAGTCAAGGAAAATCGAGTTCACGGCCCTTTAATAAGTTTCCCTAAAATGTTTAGGCCAAAGGGTATTACCACCCATTCATAGATACCTAATGTGCCCGAACATCGAAATGTCGTTTTTGGGTCATCTTCGTCagcaatgaagatttggttataaCCTAAGTATCCGCTGAGCATACTCAAGTACTCATGTCCTGCAGAAGAATCTACTAACAACTCTGCCACGGGCATTGGATATTCATATTTTGGGGTTGCAGCATTTAAGTCTCTAAAATCTATACAAACCCTAAGACtgccatttttctttatgactggtactatattggcaatccattcaacatacctggCTGTTCAAATGAAGTTGCAACagagaagcctttcgacctcttctttgatcttcgATAAAACCTCAGGTGTGAAACGCCTCGGAGTCTGCTTGACTGACTTCTTCCTAGGCTTGATTGGCAGCTTTAGTTTGACGAGATATCTGTTTAAACCAGGAATTTCATCGTAATCCCGCACGAAATAATCCTTGCACTCTTTCAAAAGTTGGATCACTTCAAGCCTGAGTTGAGGGTTGATGTTGGCATTGATGTATGTTGGCCTCTTGATCGCCCCTTCGCCCAAGTCTATCTCTTCGAGCGAATCTTGCGCTAGCATCTTAGTGTTGTTTGCCATCAGATCTTTCTCGAAACCCAAAGTCGTGTACTTTATCTTGAGCCTTATCAGGTGGTTTAGGATCGAAGTCCTTATCAGGACCTAATAGTTTTCCTTCATCAAGTTTTGCTTTGACAACCATAAATTTTACTTCGGCATCCAAAGCCATTTTTAGTTTGTTTTTTGGCCACATGGGCCGAAATCTTTCTCAATGTCTGAGGCTCAGACATCAATATTGAATTCACTTCCCCAACCAGTTGGTAGGATATCTTCAGTCCCCCTATACCCTAGGTCTTCAGTACCTACAACCTGTTAATCCCATTGAAAACCTTGAGTGAGATGTAGGTAAAGGGAACAATAAACATTGTTCTCAGTTGAAAATGCAAAGTTGCAGGACTGCAAGGTGCAATATTTGCCAAGTTCATGTCGAAATGACGCCGCTCGACATGGTTGACCTCCGCCATAAAATAGCTTTGGACGGCTTTGATATTCTCCATAATGTCGTTGTCGCGCCAGATAATTATCCTCTGGATCATCAAATATGGCACTGCTTCAATGCCGTGTGTCCACTCATAGCCCAGTAACAAATTGTAATTGGCCTATTATTCAACCAATGTAAACATGGTTGGTCTTGTTATGGTGCCAATTGTTAGATCAACCTAGATAACCCTTAAGGTTGTTCCCactttgccttcatagttagacaaaaccatattGTGAGGTTTTGTATCCTTGTCGGATTTTCCCAAGCTTCTTTAAGATAGTGTGTGACATTAAGTTCATTATCGCTCCTCCATCAACTAGTATCTTGTTTATGGGAAGATCTTCCAATTTTCTTCTCACGAAGAGAGGCTTCAGATAACTTTTCATAGCCTCATCTGGCCTTTCAAAAAAGGCATTCGGATCCTCCACACATCCATTGTTCATGACATAATAACAGACTAGCCTATGTCTTTCCATTTCAGCATCTATGTTCTCTTCTGGCTCTTCGACCTCTGTAATTTGGTCGTATTCTCTTGGTAAAATAAACACTACATTACATGTAATGTCTAAGAGAGGCTTCAAATCTGTGTCAAAGTTATCAATCAATTGATCATCTTCATTTCCTGCCTTTTCGACCTTGTTTTCTAAATTCTCTTATTTGAATAGCCTTCAGTAGCCTTAGTCACTTCGTTGACCTGCATGAAACCATCAACAGTTTCCtttgtggagaaagaagagaaagagagattgGAGATTAGATCTGGCTTCAATCCAAAtctcaaggtaagggtggggttctttcatgctaaagggatgtatgacaATGTTTAGGGTGGGGTTTTGTTTATGTGTTGTATCCATGGAATTGTGTGTAGAATTTTAGGATTTATGATGAAAATGCATGATTCTTTTAttggaaatgtgttttaattgatgtttgatgatagaTGATGATAGATTTCGTGATTATATATGTTTAAGTTGATAattgtgacgcctcaaatgtgatgtatgttttgagattttgcactctgattttcctgTATAAT includes these proteins:
- the LOC131616434 gene encoding trimethyltridecatetraene synthase-like produces the protein MALQLLTLPSWVTLFTTFAILLLFRRRLRSRKYNLPPGPKPWPIIGNFNLIGTLPHQSLHGLTQKYGPIMHLWFGSKRVIVASSVEMARAFLKTHDATLAGRPKFSAGKYTTYNYSDITWSQYGPYWRQARRMCLLELFSAKRLESYEYIRKQELHVFLHELFKSRNKTILLKDNLSTLSLNVISRMVLGKKYLEKVENSIISPDEFKKMLDELFLLNGILNIGDFIPWIHFLDSQGYVKRMKVLSKKFDGFMEHVLEEHIERMKSVKDYVAKDMVDVLLQLAEDPDLEVKLERHGVKAFTQDLIAGGTESSAVTVEWAICELIRKPEIFKKATEELDRVIGKDRWVEEKDIANLPYVYAIAKETMRLHPVAPMLVPREAREDCNIDGYDIPKGSLILVNTWTIARDSSVWDNPYEFMPERFHGKDIDVKGHDFELLPFGAGRRMCPGYSLGLKVIQSSLANLLHGFNWKLSGDVRKEDLNMDEIFGLSTPKKIPLEVVLEPRLAHHLYSL